A stretch of Plesiomonas shigelloides DNA encodes these proteins:
- a CDS encoding Dps family protein, protein MKVDISLPDASREKIADSLSHLLADTFSLYLTTHYFHWNVKGMRFRPMHQMLEEQYNEIWNALDEIAERIRELGFEAPGSLSVYSKMSTLPEARSGMNNAEMLEFLVKGHGQVIERIRGIYPLTGEVNDGATGSLLDDRCSAHEKMAWMLRSMLEE, encoded by the coding sequence ATGAAAGTTGATATTTCACTGCCCGATGCCAGCCGAGAAAAAATTGCTGACAGCTTATCCCATCTGCTGGCCGATACTTTCAGCCTGTATCTGACCACCCACTATTTCCACTGGAACGTGAAAGGCATGCGTTTCCGCCCAATGCACCAGATGCTGGAAGAACAATATAACGAAATCTGGAATGCGCTGGATGAAATCGCTGAACGTATCCGTGAACTGGGCTTTGAAGCCCCCGGCTCACTGAGTGTGTACAGCAAAATGAGCACCTTGCCAGAGGCGCGTAGCGGCATGAACAACGCCGAAATGCTGGAGTTCTTGGTCAAAGGCCACGGCCAAGTGATCGAACGTATTCGCGGGATTTACCCACTGACCGGTGAAGTGAACGATGGCGCTACCGGCTCTTTGCTGGATGACCGTTGCAGCGCCCATGAAAAAATGGCGTGGATGCTGCGTAGCATGCTGGAAGAGTAA
- a CDS encoding manganese-dependent inorganic pyrophosphatase, which produces MMIQVVGHKNPDSDSICSALVAAELLKARGLQAKAVRQGDINRETRFILERAGVEQPEMCTGVAGQKVWLVDYSDLAQGPDDLAQAEILGIVDHHRLGDVTTAQPLEAWIWPVGCTNTILFNLFRMEQAEITRPLAILMMSAIISDTVGFASPTCTEKDKEAVYALAKLADIADLDLFIKDLLIAKTDIEGLSAAELVEKDLKGYPLNGRDVVVGQIELATLEQVDGMLDALNADLQARCDNEGLALAALMLTDITTATTRLLYKGEWSAKLDAHADNGVLMMQNTLSRKKQGWPWLQQVLA; this is translated from the coding sequence ATGATGATTCAAGTAGTTGGTCATAAAAACCCTGATAGCGATAGTATCTGTTCTGCACTGGTAGCTGCTGAACTGCTGAAAGCCCGTGGCCTGCAGGCGAAAGCCGTGCGTCAGGGTGATATCAACCGCGAAACACGCTTTATTCTGGAGCGTGCTGGGGTTGAGCAGCCAGAGATGTGCACTGGTGTTGCCGGTCAGAAAGTGTGGCTGGTGGATTACTCCGATCTGGCGCAAGGTCCAGACGATCTGGCGCAGGCAGAAATTCTGGGTATCGTTGACCACCACCGTCTGGGCGACGTGACCACGGCGCAGCCGCTGGAAGCGTGGATCTGGCCGGTAGGCTGCACCAACACCATCCTGTTCAATCTGTTCCGTATGGAGCAGGCCGAGATCACCCGTCCGCTGGCGATTCTGATGATGTCTGCCATCATCAGCGACACCGTGGGCTTTGCGTCACCAACTTGCACCGAGAAAGACAAAGAAGCGGTGTATGCGCTGGCTAAACTGGCTGATATCGCTGATCTGGATCTGTTCATCAAAGACCTGCTGATTGCTAAGACTGACATCGAAGGTCTGTCTGCGGCGGAGCTGGTAGAAAAAGATCTGAAAGGCTACCCACTGAACGGCCGTGACGTGGTTGTCGGTCAGATTGAGCTGGCGACACTGGAGCAAGTAGACGGCATGCTGGATGCGCTGAATGCGGATCTGCAAGCGCGTTGTGATAACGAAGGTCTGGCACTGGCCGCGCTGATGCTGACTGACATCACCACCGCGACTACCCGTCTGCTGTACAAAGGCGAATGGTCTGCCAAGCTGGATGCGCATGCTGACAACGGCGTACTGATGATGCAAAACACCCTGAGCCGTAAAAAGCAAGGTTGGCCGTGGCTGCAGCAGGTTCTGGCCTGA
- the rluA gene encoding bifunctional tRNA pseudouridine(32) synthase/23S rRNA pseudouridine(746) synthase RluA: MRNEPVKPTDTAPRKVRKPTAEERAIPSGAPPLEAYNPPTDPWLQILYQDTSIMVVNKPSGLLSVQGRAEEHRDSIMQRIQADFPLAESVHRLDMATSGVMVVALTKQAERELKRQFREREPKKAYVARVWGHLAQDAGEIDLPLICDWPNRPKQKVCHETGKRALTLYQVLSRDPDGASRVKLTPVTGRSHQLRVHMLALGHPILGDRFYAHPDALAMAPRLQLHARELSITHPKTGEPMHFCCEPDF, encoded by the coding sequence ATGAGGAATGAGCCTGTGAAACCAACCGATACGGCGCCGCGTAAAGTGCGCAAGCCGACCGCCGAAGAGCGGGCCATTCCAAGTGGCGCGCCACCGCTGGAGGCCTATAACCCGCCGACCGATCCCTGGTTGCAGATCCTGTATCAGGACACGAGCATCATGGTGGTGAATAAGCCGAGTGGGTTGCTGTCGGTGCAAGGGCGCGCCGAAGAGCACCGCGATAGCATCATGCAGCGCATTCAGGCCGACTTCCCGTTGGCCGAATCGGTGCACCGGCTGGATATGGCCACCAGTGGCGTGATGGTGGTGGCGTTGACCAAGCAAGCCGAGCGCGAGCTTAAGCGCCAGTTTCGTGAGCGCGAGCCGAAAAAAGCCTATGTGGCGCGCGTGTGGGGACATCTGGCACAAGATGCTGGAGAAATCGACCTGCCGCTGATCTGTGACTGGCCAAACCGGCCGAAACAGAAAGTCTGCCATGAAACCGGTAAGCGGGCGCTGACCTTGTATCAGGTGCTCAGTCGCGATCCGGATGGCGCGAGCCGTGTTAAACTGACCCCCGTAACCGGACGCTCGCACCAGTTACGGGTGCACATGCTGGCGTTGGGACACCCTATCTTGGGCGATCGCTTCTACGCGCATCCCGATGCCTTAGCGATGGCGCCGCGTTTGCAACTGCACGCGCGTGAGCTGTCGATCACGCATCCGAAAACCGGCGAGCCGATGCACTTTTGCTGTGAGCCTGACTTTTAA
- the rapA gene encoding RNA polymerase-associated protein RapA has protein sequence MPFALGQRWISDTESELGLGTVVAIEARTITILFPVSGENRVYSRVDAPVTRVMFNQGDTITSHEGWQMRVDEVLEAHGVLTYVGTRLDTEEEGISLREVMLDNKLTFSKPQDRLFAGQIDRMDRFALRYRALNHQREQFRSPLRGLRGARASLIPHQLYIAHEVGCRYAPRVLLADEVGLGKTIEAGMIIHQQLLSGRAQRVLVIVPETLQHQWLVEMLRRFNLRFALFDEERCAEAGLDAENPFETEQLVICSLDFIRKKRQRCEQAAEAEWDLLVVDEAHHLVWSEDKPSREYQVVETLTENIPGVLLLTATPEQLGQESHFARLRLLDPDRFHDYEEFVAEQQQYQPVADAVADITAGKPLSVEAQNLLTELLSEQDVEPLLKVINAADVDETERLLARQTLINNLMDRHGTGRVLFRNTRQGVKGFPQRSLNQITLPLPSQYQTAIRVARLMGASKVDDRAQQMLYPEQIYQAFEGENATWWNFDPRVEWLLTFLKNNRDAKVLVICAKAQTAVHLEQALREREAIRAAVFHEGLSIIERDKASAYFAQVEEGAQVLLCSEIGSEGRNFQFASNLVMFDLPMNPDLLEQRIGRLDRIGQRQDIQIHVPCLEGTSQALLSRWFHEGLDAFEHTCPTGRPVYDAFVERLIPYLAEPDNQEGFDELLADSRAMHDKLKAQLESGRDRLLEMHSNGGEEAQTLASEIAEQDGDTKLVSFALNLFDIIGVHQEDRGENTLVLEPTGHMLVPDFPGLPSDGCTVTFDREVALSREDAQFLTWEHPILRNGIDLILSGDTGMTAMSLLKNKALPAGTLLLELVYVVEAQAPKHLQLTRFLPPTPVRLLMDVSGNDLSKSIGFEALNRQLSPVNRHTGSKLVNAVQKEIHAMLTMAEPKANELARVEIDAARKLADDVMTAELDRMLALKAVNPNIREDEISMLELGRKHVLQHLDEANWRLDSLRVVVVTHQ, from the coding sequence ATGCCTTTTGCACTTGGTCAACGTTGGATCAGTGATACTGAGAGTGAGTTAGGTCTAGGTACGGTTGTCGCTATTGAAGCCCGTACCATCACCATTCTGTTCCCTGTTTCCGGTGAAAACCGTGTTTATTCACGAGTGGACGCCCCGGTGACTCGCGTCATGTTCAACCAAGGCGATACCATCACCAGCCACGAAGGTTGGCAGATGCGTGTCGATGAAGTGCTGGAAGCACACGGTGTCCTGACTTATGTCGGTACCCGTCTGGATACTGAGGAAGAGGGCATCAGCCTGCGCGAAGTGATGCTGGATAACAAGCTGACCTTCAGCAAACCTCAGGATCGCCTGTTTGCCGGTCAAATCGACCGTATGGATCGTTTTGCCCTGCGTTATCGCGCGCTGAACCATCAGCGTGAACAATTCCGCTCGCCGCTACGCGGTCTGCGTGGCGCTCGTGCCAGCCTGATCCCGCACCAGCTGTACATCGCCCATGAAGTGGGTTGCCGTTATGCGCCGCGCGTATTGCTGGCCGATGAAGTGGGTTTGGGTAAGACCATTGAAGCGGGCATGATCATTCATCAGCAACTGCTGTCTGGCCGTGCTCAGCGCGTGCTGGTGATCGTGCCAGAAACCTTGCAACACCAGTGGCTGGTGGAGATGCTGCGTCGCTTTAACCTGCGCTTTGCGCTGTTTGACGAAGAGCGCTGCGCCGAAGCCGGTTTGGATGCGGAGAACCCGTTCGAGACCGAACAGCTGGTGATCTGCTCCTTGGATTTCATTCGTAAAAAGCGCCAGCGCTGTGAACAGGCGGCGGAAGCGGAATGGGATCTGTTGGTGGTCGACGAAGCCCACCATCTGGTGTGGAGCGAAGATAAACCAAGCCGCGAATATCAAGTGGTGGAAACTCTGACTGAAAATATCCCGGGCGTGCTGCTGCTGACCGCCACCCCGGAGCAGTTGGGTCAAGAAAGCCACTTTGCGCGCTTGCGTTTGCTGGATCCTGATCGTTTCCACGATTACGAAGAGTTCGTGGCCGAGCAACAGCAATACCAGCCGGTGGCCGATGCGGTTGCCGATATTACCGCCGGTAAGCCGCTGAGCGTGGAAGCGCAAAATCTGCTGACTGAACTGCTCAGTGAGCAGGATGTGGAGCCGCTGCTGAAAGTGATCAACGCGGCCGACGTGGATGAAACCGAGCGCCTGCTGGCGCGGCAAACTCTGATCAATAACCTGATGGATCGCCACGGCACTGGCCGCGTGCTGTTCCGTAACACCCGTCAGGGCGTGAAAGGCTTCCCGCAGCGCAGCTTAAACCAGATCACGTTACCGCTGCCAAGCCAGTATCAAACCGCGATCCGTGTGGCACGCCTGATGGGCGCGTCGAAGGTGGATGATCGCGCCCAGCAGATGCTGTACCCAGAGCAAATCTACCAAGCGTTTGAAGGCGAAAATGCCACTTGGTGGAACTTTGACCCGCGCGTGGAGTGGTTGCTGACCTTCTTGAAGAACAACCGCGATGCCAAAGTGCTGGTGATCTGTGCCAAGGCGCAAACGGCCGTGCATCTGGAACAAGCGCTGCGTGAGCGTGAAGCGATTCGTGCGGCAGTCTTCCACGAAGGCTTGTCTATCATCGAGCGCGACAAGGCTTCGGCTTATTTTGCGCAGGTGGAAGAGGGCGCGCAGGTACTGCTGTGCTCGGAAATTGGCTCCGAAGGCCGTAACTTCCAGTTCGCCAGCAATCTGGTGATGTTCGATTTGCCAATGAACCCAGATCTGCTGGAGCAGCGTATTGGCCGTCTGGATCGTATCGGCCAGCGTCAGGATATCCAGATCCATGTGCCGTGCTTGGAAGGCACCTCGCAGGCTCTGCTGTCGCGCTGGTTCCACGAAGGCTTGGATGCGTTCGAGCATACCTGCCCGACCGGTCGTCCGGTTTACGATGCGTTTGTCGAGCGCCTGATCCCATATTTGGCGGAGCCGGATAATCAAGAAGGCTTTGATGAACTGCTGGCCGATAGCCGCGCGATGCACGATAAACTCAAAGCGCAGCTGGAAAGCGGCCGCGATCGCCTGCTGGAGATGCACTCCAACGGTGGCGAGGAAGCGCAGACATTGGCCAGCGAAATTGCCGAGCAAGATGGCGATACCAAGCTGGTGAGCTTTGCCCTGAACCTGTTCGATATCATCGGTGTGCATCAAGAAGATCGCGGCGAGAATACCTTGGTGCTGGAGCCAACTGGCCACATGCTGGTGCCGGACTTCCCAGGTCTGCCATCCGATGGCTGTACGGTGACCTTCGATCGTGAAGTGGCGTTGTCGCGTGAAGATGCGCAGTTCCTGACGTGGGAACACCCGATTTTGCGTAACGGTATTGACCTGATCCTGTCCGGTGATACCGGTATGACCGCGATGTCGCTGCTGAAAAATAAAGCCTTGCCAGCCGGTACACTGCTGCTGGAGCTGGTGTATGTGGTGGAAGCGCAGGCGCCGAAGCACCTGCAACTGACGCGTTTCCTGCCGCCAACGCCGGTGCGTTTGCTGATGGATGTCAGTGGTAACGATCTCTCAAAATCGATTGGTTTTGAAGCGTTGAATCGCCAACTGAGCCCAGTGAACCGTCATACCGGCAGCAAGCTGGTGAACGCGGTGCAAAAAGAGATCCACGCGATGTTGACCATGGCCGAGCCGAAGGCTAATGAGCTGGCGCGGGTGGAAATTGATGCCGCGCGTAAGCTGGCGGACGACGTGATGACCGCCGAGCTGGATCGGATGTTGGCCCTGAAAGCGGTCAACCCGAACATCCGTGAGGATGAAATCAGCATGCTGGAACTGGGTCGTAAGCATGTTCTGCAGCATCTGGACGAAGCCAACTGGCGTCTGGATTCCCTGCGCGTGGTCGTGGTGACGCATCAGTAA
- a CDS encoding PhoH family protein — protein MGSAERKIFVLDTNILLHEPQSIFSFQEHNVIVPMTVLEELDRIKDSKRDVSREARIAIRMLESVFLDASAEEIAAGVPLSKHGAQASGTLAIFADYLLAEEVHAFPSKEGDNRILNAVLYLQKLHAPVPVVLVTKDINMRLRAKGAGVLRVEDYRTDQLIDDVRFLTKGFRHLDGDFWKKVEVCQTQHEGRETYHAVDAALIPKTHINEYLFDDTETFAGRVSAIGRDRITFRDLGREKLMHRQAWGVHPKNIYQAMALHALLDPSIDLVILTGPAGSGKTLLAMAAALEQVVEKKMYDKIIVTRNTPDIGESIGYLPGTEEEKMLPWLAAITDTLEVLHKNDHNTEASIKYIQDKANIQFKSINFMRGRSIQNAFVLLDECQNLSASQLKTIITRCGEGTKIICSGNLAQIDSPYLTPVTSGLTYIVERFKNFEGSVNLYLNGVVRSRLASFAEENL, from the coding sequence ATGGGCTCAGCCGAACGAAAAATCTTCGTCCTCGATACCAACATCCTACTGCATGAACCTCAGTCCATCTTTTCCTTTCAAGAACACAATGTCATCGTGCCGATGACGGTCCTCGAAGAGCTCGACCGCATTAAGGATAGTAAACGCGACGTTTCACGCGAGGCGCGTATCGCTATCCGCATGCTCGAAAGTGTGTTTCTCGATGCCAGTGCCGAAGAGATTGCCGCGGGCGTTCCGCTCAGTAAACACGGGGCGCAAGCGTCCGGCACGCTGGCGATTTTCGCCGACTACCTGTTAGCCGAAGAGGTGCATGCCTTCCCCAGCAAAGAGGGCGATAACCGCATTCTGAACGCGGTGCTGTACTTGCAAAAATTGCATGCCCCTGTGCCCGTGGTGTTGGTCACCAAAGACATCAACATGCGCCTGCGCGCCAAAGGCGCTGGGGTGTTGCGGGTCGAAGATTATCGCACCGATCAGCTGATCGACGATGTGCGCTTCCTCACTAAAGGCTTTCGTCACCTCGACGGCGATTTTTGGAAAAAAGTGGAGGTGTGCCAAACCCAGCACGAAGGGCGCGAAACCTACCATGCGGTGGATGCCGCCCTGATCCCCAAAACCCACATCAACGAATACCTGTTTGACGATACCGAAACCTTTGCCGGTCGCGTCAGCGCCATCGGCCGCGATCGCATCACATTTCGCGATTTAGGACGGGAAAAACTGATGCACCGGCAAGCGTGGGGCGTGCATCCGAAAAATATTTATCAGGCGATGGCGTTACACGCCTTGCTCGACCCGAGCATCGATCTGGTGATCCTCACCGGCCCGGCCGGTAGTGGGAAAACCTTGCTGGCGATGGCGGCGGCACTGGAGCAAGTGGTCGAGAAAAAGATGTACGACAAGATTATTGTCACCCGTAACACGCCGGATATCGGCGAGTCGATTGGCTATCTGCCGGGCACCGAAGAGGAAAAAATGCTGCCGTGGCTAGCGGCAATCACCGATACCTTGGAAGTGCTGCATAAAAACGACCACAACACCGAAGCGTCGATCAAATACATTCAGGACAAAGCCAACATCCAGTTTAAATCGATTAACTTCATGCGTGGCCGCTCGATTCAAAATGCCTTTGTGCTGCTGGACGAGTGCCAAAACTTAAGCGCCTCTCAGCTGAAAACCATCATTACCCGCTGCGGGGAAGGCACCAAAATTATCTGCTCCGGTAACTTGGCGCAAATCGACAGCCCTTACCTGACGCCGGTCACATCGGGGCTAACCTATATTGTGGAGCGCTTTAAAAACTTTGAGGGCAGCGTAAACCTGTATCTGAACGGGGTGGTGCGTAGCCGGTTAGCCTCATTCGCCGAGGAAAACCTGTAA
- a CDS encoding DedA family protein — translation MEALLNHLQLYAMHYALSAAFLAALIESIALIGLLVPSSVIMTSIGLLIGHGEVNFWLAWLAATLGCMVGDWGSYLAGHYFQAPLRNFRPLQRYQSTISKIEYALHQHSMPTIFWGRHIGPTRPIVPLAAGMLNLPPRSFALPNFLACATWPPVYLLPGILAGVALGIPQGQSVGLFRVLLLLSAAGMFFSVWLGWRWLRHDQRPADWFSKYLTLPRLRWLTMVSLLLAVVSTLWLLQQPLMPLYADHLRDVLKL, via the coding sequence ATGGAGGCATTACTTAACCATCTTCAGCTGTATGCCATGCACTATGCGCTCAGCGCTGCGTTCTTGGCGGCGTTGATTGAATCCATTGCGCTCATCGGTCTGTTGGTGCCGAGCTCGGTCATCATGACCTCGATTGGTCTGCTGATTGGTCACGGCGAAGTGAATTTCTGGCTGGCATGGTTGGCCGCTACGTTAGGCTGCATGGTGGGCGATTGGGGCTCATATCTGGCCGGTCACTATTTCCAAGCGCCGCTACGCAACTTTCGTCCGCTGCAGCGCTATCAAAGCACCATCAGCAAAATTGAATATGCGCTGCACCAGCACAGTATGCCAACCATTTTCTGGGGCCGGCATATCGGGCCGACACGCCCGATTGTGCCGCTGGCAGCAGGCATGCTGAACCTGCCACCGCGCAGTTTTGCCCTGCCGAATTTTTTGGCCTGTGCGACTTGGCCTCCGGTCTATCTGCTGCCGGGGATTTTAGCAGGGGTCGCGCTGGGGATCCCACAAGGACAGAGCGTCGGCCTGTTCCGCGTGCTGCTGCTGTTAAGCGCGGCGGGGATGTTCTTCAGTGTCTGGCTCGGCTGGCGCTGGCTGCGCCATGACCAACGCCCAGCGGACTGGTTTAGCAAGTACCTGACGTTACCGCGCCTGCGCTGGCTGACCATGGTCAGTCTGCTGCTGGCGGTGGTCAGTACGCTGTGGCTGTTACAACAACCGTTGATGCCACTGTACGCGGATCACCTGCGCGACGTACTCAAACTCTGA
- the thiQ gene encoding thiamine ABC transporter ATP-binding protein ThiQ: MLYLDDVTFLYQNQPMRFDLQVRAGERVAILGPSGAGKSTLLNLIAGFCPLHSGRLWLNGQEATTLPVAQRPVSMLFQEHNLFMHLTVGQNIGLGLDPGLRLTAEQQARLVAVAESVGLADYLTRRPDTLSGGQRQRVALARCLVRDTPILLLDEPFSALDPALRSDMLALVEEACARLNLTLLMVSHNLDDAARIAPRTLLIDDGCICYDGPTADLLSGAAPQARILGVTVKP; the protein is encoded by the coding sequence ATGCTGTATCTCGATGATGTGACTTTTCTTTACCAAAATCAGCCGATGCGCTTTGACTTGCAGGTGCGAGCCGGTGAACGGGTGGCCATTTTGGGCCCGAGCGGAGCGGGGAAAAGTACCTTGCTCAACTTAATTGCCGGATTTTGTCCGCTGCACAGTGGTCGGTTGTGGCTCAATGGCCAAGAGGCGACGACCTTGCCGGTGGCGCAGCGGCCGGTGTCGATGCTGTTTCAGGAGCACAATTTATTTATGCACCTGACCGTCGGGCAAAATATCGGGTTGGGGTTAGATCCGGGCTTGCGTTTGACTGCCGAGCAGCAGGCGCGCCTGGTGGCGGTCGCGGAGTCGGTGGGGCTGGCCGATTACCTGACGCGTCGGCCCGATACCTTGTCGGGCGGTCAGCGTCAGCGGGTAGCGTTGGCGCGCTGTTTGGTGCGTGATACGCCGATTTTGCTGCTGGATGAGCCGTTTTCCGCTCTCGATCCGGCGCTGCGCAGTGACATGCTGGCATTGGTGGAAGAGGCATGTGCGCGCTTGAATTTGACCTTGCTGATGGTGTCGCACAATTTGGATGATGCCGCGCGTATCGCACCGCGTACCTTGCTGATTGACGATGGTTGCATCTGTTATGACGGGCCGACCGCCGATTTACTCAGTGGCGCGGCGCCACAGGCGCGTATTCTGGGCGTCACGGTCAAGCCGTAA
- the thiP gene encoding thiamine/thiamine pyrophosphate ABC transporter permease — MADGGKPLMMARGRWPGIVAGGLLLVLAAAALLSLLWQAPQQAGLEVLHDPYVWHLLRFTFWQAALSALLSVLPALFLARALARRQFVGRRLLLRLCSMTLVLPVLVAVFGLISVYGQEGWLAQLCRALGLAYRFSPYGLQGILLAHVFFNLPLATRLLLQSLESIPQEQYQIAAQLGMNQRQCWRWVEWPQVRRQLLPAASLIFMLCFASFAVVLALGGGPKASTLEVAIYQALTYDFDLGMAAWLALLQMGVCLALVLASQKLAGSLAAPAGRGHGVRWLPDNLASRLTDGVLIAAAILLLVPPLLAVVVGGISRAFWSVVSQPALWQATLTSLSIALCAGALALGLGLMIAWSSSRMRLDGWLRSARYLELSGMLILAMPGLVLATGLFLLLQPYPALRAHPFAIVVLCNAMMALPYVLKTLSVPVLDCAAQYDRLCASLGMHGWRRCYWVEWRALRRPLSLAFSFACVLSLGDFGVIALFGSEDFRTLPLYLYQQIGAYRSQDGGVTALLLLLLCFGLFSLFEHRPSSSSAALTGSPSDTSAAKDREKHAVSR, encoded by the coding sequence GTGGCAGATGGCGGTAAGCCGCTGATGATGGCGCGCGGTCGCTGGCCAGGGATTGTCGCCGGTGGATTACTGTTAGTACTGGCGGCGGCGGCGCTGCTGAGTTTGCTGTGGCAAGCGCCGCAGCAAGCGGGGCTGGAGGTGTTGCACGATCCGTATGTGTGGCACCTCTTACGTTTTACCTTCTGGCAAGCGGCGCTGTCGGCGTTGTTGTCGGTACTACCGGCACTGTTTTTGGCGCGTGCGTTGGCGCGTCGTCAGTTTGTTGGCCGCCGCCTGTTGTTGCGTTTGTGCTCGATGACGCTGGTGTTGCCGGTGTTGGTGGCGGTGTTTGGTCTGATCAGTGTCTACGGGCAAGAAGGGTGGCTGGCGCAGCTGTGTCGCGCTCTGGGGCTGGCGTATCGCTTTTCGCCGTATGGCTTGCAGGGCATCTTACTGGCGCATGTCTTTTTCAACTTGCCGCTGGCCACGCGGTTACTGTTGCAAAGTTTAGAGTCTATTCCGCAAGAGCAATACCAGATCGCCGCGCAGCTCGGCATGAACCAGCGCCAGTGTTGGCGTTGGGTGGAATGGCCACAAGTGCGCCGTCAGTTACTGCCGGCGGCCAGTTTGATCTTTATGCTCTGTTTTGCCAGTTTTGCCGTGGTGTTAGCCCTCGGTGGTGGGCCAAAAGCCTCGACACTGGAAGTGGCTATCTATCAGGCGCTAACCTATGACTTCGATTTAGGGATGGCGGCATGGCTGGCACTGCTGCAAATGGGGGTTTGTCTGGCCTTAGTGCTGGCTAGCCAAAAGCTGGCCGGTTCACTGGCGGCACCAGCGGGGCGTGGCCACGGCGTGCGTTGGTTGCCGGACAATCTCGCCAGTCGACTAACCGATGGCGTGTTGATCGCGGCGGCGATCTTGCTGCTGGTGCCGCCATTACTGGCGGTGGTGGTGGGCGGAATTAGCCGTGCGTTTTGGTCGGTGGTCAGTCAGCCGGCGTTGTGGCAAGCCACGTTGACCTCATTGAGTATTGCCCTGTGCGCCGGCGCGTTGGCGTTAGGGTTGGGCTTGATGATTGCGTGGAGTAGCAGCCGGATGCGTCTTGATGGCTGGCTGCGTAGTGCACGCTATCTGGAGCTTAGTGGCATGCTCATTTTGGCGATGCCGGGATTGGTGCTCGCCACGGGGCTATTTTTACTGCTGCAGCCTTATCCGGCGCTGCGTGCTCACCCGTTTGCCATCGTGGTGCTGTGTAACGCCATGATGGCGCTGCCGTATGTGCTAAAAACGCTGAGCGTGCCGGTATTGGACTGCGCGGCGCAGTACGATCGTTTGTGCGCGTCACTCGGTATGCACGGCTGGCGTCGCTGCTATTGGGTCGAGTGGCGGGCGCTGCGCCGTCCTTTGTCGTTGGCGTTTTCCTTTGCCTGCGTGCTGTCGCTGGGAGATTTTGGTGTGATTGCGCTGTTTGGCAGCGAAGATTTTCGCACCTTGCCGCTGTATCTGTATCAGCAAATTGGCGCTTATCGCAGCCAAGATGGTGGCGTGACGGCGCTCTTGTTATTGCTGCTCTGTTTTGGCTTATTTAGCCTGTTTGAGCATCGTCCTTCATCGTCGTCGGCTGCGCTAACCGGCTCGCCGTCTGACACCTCTGCCGCTAAGGATCGTGAGAAACATGCTGTATCTCGATGA
- the thiB gene encoding thiamine ABC transporter substrate binding subunit produces MALGALSSLPLAQAAERTLTVYTYDSFASDWGPGPAIKKAFEAECGDCELKFVALDDGVSILNRVRMEGKNSPADVVLGLDNNLVADAEKTGLFAPLPAPQTKLTLPGGWNNTHFLPYDYGYFAFVYNQKRLKTPPQSLHDLVDSKQPIKVIYQDPRTSTPGLGLLLWMKSVYGDQAAEAWQKLAGKTVTVTKGWSEAYGLFLKGEADMVLSYTTSPMYHLISENNPDYKAANFAEGHYLQVEVAGQLASSKQPQLAQEFLRFMLTPAFQDQMATGNWMLPVTDVALPKGFEQVEKPVKTLEFTPQQVEQNRKAWVREWQMAVSR; encoded by the coding sequence CTGGCGCTGGGCGCGTTAAGTAGCTTGCCGTTGGCGCAAGCAGCTGAGCGCACGCTCACCGTGTATACCTATGATTCGTTTGCCTCTGATTGGGGCCCGGGCCCGGCGATCAAAAAAGCCTTTGAGGCTGAGTGCGGTGATTGTGAGCTGAAATTCGTGGCGCTGGATGATGGCGTGTCGATTTTAAATCGCGTGCGTATGGAAGGGAAAAACAGTCCGGCCGATGTGGTGTTGGGGCTGGATAACAATTTGGTCGCAGACGCCGAGAAAACCGGTCTGTTCGCCCCGCTTCCTGCACCGCAAACCAAGCTCACCCTACCGGGTGGCTGGAACAATACCCACTTCCTGCCGTATGACTACGGTTACTTCGCTTTCGTGTACAACCAAAAACGTTTGAAAACCCCGCCGCAAAGCTTGCATGACTTGGTGGATAGCAAGCAGCCGATCAAGGTGATTTATCAAGATCCGCGCACCAGTACACCGGGGCTGGGGCTGTTGCTGTGGATGAAATCGGTGTATGGCGATCAGGCGGCCGAGGCATGGCAGAAGTTGGCGGGGAAGACCGTCACCGTGACCAAAGGCTGGAGCGAAGCCTACGGACTGTTTCTTAAAGGAGAGGCAGATATGGTGCTGAGTTACACCACCTCGCCGATGTATCACCTGATCAGCGAAAACAATCCAGACTATAAAGCCGCTAACTTTGCCGAAGGTCACTATTTGCAAGTGGAAGTGGCCGGTCAGTTGGCGTCCAGCAAGCAGCCGCAGCTGGCGCAAGAGTTCTTACGCTTTATGCTAACCCCAGCGTTCCAAGATCAGATGGCCACCGGAAACTGGATGCTGCCGGTGACGGATGTGGCGTTACCAAAAGGCTTTGAGCAGGTGGAAAAACCGGTCAAGACGCTGGAGTTTACTCCGCAACAAGTCGAGCAAAATCGCAAGGCGTGGGTGCGTGAGTGGCAGATGGCGGTAAGCCGCTGA